A stretch of DNA from Oryza brachyantha chromosome 9, ObraRS2, whole genome shotgun sequence:
TCAGTAGTTAGCACTGCTCATGTCCTAGAAGCTAATGACCTTTTGCCGATGACCTTGATTCATAGAGTTTCATGTAGTAGTGATATGTTGTGCATGGAGCTCTGCTTTCTAATGTGAAATCAATTAAATGCATAAAGTTAGCCTCTAAAGTAACTTACTCTTATTTTCCAATATATCTTTAgtggacattttttttcttttcttgcttATGTCTGAAACTTATTCAAGAGATATATATTCTAGAATTTAGGAGAATATGTTTTTACTAGGCAATTTTCGAGGATATGTTTCTTAAACAATTTGGCACCATTAATTTATCTCATTACTAGATGTCTACCGAAGCTTAAAAGTTATGAATAATCATATAGGCCTATTAGTGCTAGTGCATATTATTTGTAGCAAGTCCGATAAATATTTAGGGTGCTTCCAATTTGTTCATGTCTTGCTTTGctcaataattatttaattaatttataaagttCATTAGTTCAACTTATGCTGCACTTCATTTTGTGGATCCAGCAATTATTTTTGGTAGGTATAAGTTTTCAAATGAGTCAGCGTCCTGATTCATGCTTGCCCTTACCATTGCGCAAGCAACTCAACTTTATCTGTAACATAGGTATAGCCATGcagcaaatcaaaatttaagtgtTGATGCTATCTTGGCGTTCATATATCCAGGGAATTTTACTCCTTTCCTGACATACGTTGATCTGCAATTCGACATGTAATTCCAGGTGCATTGGTCACTGCTGGTGTTCTGACAGCTGGCCTGATCAGCTTCCGATCCGGCAACTCTCAACTGGGTCAGAAACTGATGAGGGCCCGTGTGGTCGCTCAAGGCGCGACGGTTGTTCTGATGATCGGCAGTGCGTACTACTATGGAGATCAGATCAAGCTGTTCAAGAAAGGGTCAAGCCCTTGAAGACAGTACAGAAATCTCCATATGTTCACTGTATACTTAGTTTTGGACGAGGTTATGCTGTTCATTCTTCTTGCAGCCATTGGGGCTTAACCATGTAGTTTTTGCCTGGCATGTGGTGgctaacaaaaacaaaatcagatTTGGCGCAATCACTAGGCTTGAATAAAGAGCTTTTCTTTTGTCGATTGGACCCAGTTATTGCATTGTCATACGACATTGTTAATCACGCAAATGGGTAAAAATACATACACGGTGTATGTCACTCATTGACATGCATCAGTGACGGAAAATTCACTAAGGAATGAGAAGGAATTCTTGTTCTTGGACAAGCCCTTGCtctcttttattattattattttggcCGAGAAAGTTTCCAttaaatgagattttttttaaaaaaaaagaaagatacaAAGGTGAGGAGTTGTTTGGTTCTTGCTGtgattgtaaaaaaacttatctTGCTCTTTTTAACTCTAACTACAAGTCGACTTCGTTCCTCTTTAAAGAGTCGCTTCCAGTTCTGAACGACGTCTATTTGTCCTCCCGCTTATATATGTTCAAGCtgctaatgaaaaaaaaaatccatacaGCCAGTTCATCCTCTAGAAAATAACTATTCCTTGCTTTCTTGAAAAGGTGAAATCAAAGTTATCGAGTTCATCATCCAGAAAAGGACATCACGTGGTCTTCCtctcaataaaattttaaccaaagATAATAATGAGAGTGTGGACCATCTTTTCTTGAACTGTCCTTTAGCAAAATTCATTTGGAATGTCATTTTACTGTGCTTTTGATCAAACACCAGCTGACAATGTGCAACATATGTTTTGGGGTGGCTGTAAACATTCAAAGAATCAAAGTTGGGGTGAGGAAAGAAATGGTGATAGGAACTGCAGCAGTAGCTTGGGCAATCTGAAAACAAGGAATGTTGCTTGTTTCCCGAAGAAAATACCCAAAAACCCTATTGATGTTATTCAATATATTTGCtattcttattcaaaaaatatatttgctaTTGGATTGGATTCTGGTTACCATTTcacaaaaagagagagagagagaggggcaagcaaagaaaacatcagtcatttaactttttttgccactcttagaaatgacagctaacatatttgtaacccactgtctatgacatgtagaCCCTCATGTGTATATAACATCTAGGTTAGAGGAAGAAGCTTCTGACGACAAAGGAGAAGAGCTGGTGGCAAGAAACTGTCTTAGTTCGTCTTAGGTTTCTCTTGAGTTTTTCGTTGGCATTGTCAGTACCTTTGttgtcttttttaagtttgggCCTACTATTGGTTTATGCCTGTGATGGAATGGCATCACAGGTTTGCATTAAACAAGAAGAACGCATTCAGCAGGCTTGGATAACTACCCAACTTCCCATAATCAATTAgggaaatttgtttttgacaCTGTACAGACCTAATTTCCTTTCATTTCAGTAAGACTGGAAACATGATTACAACATTACAGATGCAAAGCGTGGCTGTTGAGATTGAGAGTGCATAAATAGATAGTGCTAGATCACTATACAACAAGAGCCTTTCCTCCAAGGGCATCATAATTCGTTAATTTCTGCATGGACCATAGAAAGCTATACCACTGAACGAAAAACAGTCAACATGGGCTCGTAGCTCGGGTGCCATCTTGACTTGGCTCCGTCGCATACGCCTGAGAAACACAATCAGAAATTCAGTTAGCACCACACATCCATTTCATGACTTGTGTTGCAAGATGGGAATGATTGGGATAAAATACCATTCCATGTTTACATAGCCACCCCTCCATACTTACCGGCCACTAGCTCAGCAGTTCATCTGGAAAATAAGCTCCTTTCAGTGACAGCAGATCTTCGATAAGCTGACCAGAAGGTCCCAAAAAGGATTTAGTTGCGCAGACCGCCAGAGGTGTCAGGAAAATCTAAGTGGGCAACCCGAACAGTATGGTCTGGGCGTCTGAGTTCGTCCTGACCCAATGTGCTGCTCCCACATACTTCATACCAAATCATAAGAAACCTGATGCATCCACTGGTCCAAATAACATTAGCTGTTTTTACTGCCAAGGATTCTTCGGGCCTCTTCCAAAGGATCTATGTGAAAAGCATGATTAACCCAAAAGTTCGGCATGTTCCGTACTGGATATAAATCAGGAAGCTCTAAATTAAACCCACTTAGAGCATTTGGATTTAAAACTGACGCAATTACATTCTGCAAAGGTGTAAAACTCATCAAACAGTATTCCTTCCGAGAAAAGTAGCATGAGTGCATGACACACAAGAAAATGTCAGATGACTGATATAAATAGATTGATCGCAAATTCAAAATCACATGACAGATTATGCAGTCAATGCTTCACTTTTGGGGGGTATATAGGTACACTAATTGACTTGCTGATAAAAACAATATTCTCAAGTTCCGTTCCATATAAATATCTAGGATCATATTAGTTTCTTATGCAAacaatgtactccctccgttttttttaattgacgtcattgacttttggatctatgtttgaccatccgtcttataaaaaatttatacaattattgattattttgttatgactagattcattactaaagtaactttttaagtatgatttataattttgcatatttggacaaaaaatttaaataagacgaaggtcaaacctaaatataaaagtcaactgcgtcaattaaaataaatcggagggagtagtacaaAAATACACTAGAAACCAAGTGCATCAACTAATGCATAAAATTGACTCACCAAAGTTCCCTTCCAACAAGCATTCAGTATGACAAATTTCAAAAGCTTTTCTTCCAAGCAACTTAAGACTTTATTCAGAACAGAAGACAGCTCCAAGTCACGACATGAAATGTCAGGAGGAATACCACAATTTCTTGCAATGATTCTTTTGTGCTTCTTCAACATTCTTTCTAGGAATGAACCAACAGTCAGTTGTCTGTTTACATCACTTCCATCTTTTGGTAACTTCAAATTGACAGAAGCATCCAGAACTGCAACATCTTGCAGCCTAAGCAACAGTTCAGCCCTTGCATCATCAGCCCAGCAACAGCACAAAGAGGAACCATCATCTGCGAAAAGCATTAAGTTGGATGGACGCCAAATAAATAATCAGTGATCCATGTAAACCGAAAAAGGCAAAACATTCCTTTGAAGAAATGGAACTTATTTGATCTAGGATTTTATATGGTGGATACAGCCAAAAATAATTGTCAGATCGGTATCTTACCAACAATAAACCCAGCTAGTCGGATTTTTACAGTTGTTGTTTCACATCGTTTAACTGATTCTGAGGGCTGGAGGTAATTTAAACTATTTTCCAAAACCAACACGTGGATAGTTGCAACCTGTACTAACAAAGATAGAGATGTCAAATGGTTGATGTTGGGATCACAATTCACTGCCACATCTTAACTATAAGATTTTAGCAGGTGtaaatgcaac
This window harbors:
- the LOC102702405 gene encoding RING-H2 finger protein ATL48-like, which codes for MENSSAAAAGGRMPPPPPPMHMDDFVLEGKKPVKNPFVPIGALVTAGVLTAGLISFRSGNSQLGQKLMRARVVAQGATVVLMIGSAYYYGDQIKLFKKGSSP